In Candidatus Woesearchaeota archaeon, the DNA window TGCTAAAAACTCACGATTACCGCAATCAATTAACATCTTTTCTTCTTTCAAATAATAAATATTAGAATCATTAGCAACTTTCCAGATATTATCTGTAATTTTCTCAATCATCTTCGATTTCTACGCTCATAAGCAATCAACTTTTGCAAAGTTTCAACTTTTTGCATAAGTTCAAGTTTATTCTTATCTTCCAGATTAAGTTTATTTGCATAACCGGTAAAGTTCCAACGCTTAAAATATTTTTTAAACGGGATATCACTTACACCACCTTAAAAAAAAAGAATGCAAAAAACATTTTTTAAATGTCTTTTGCCATAACAGTTCTTCTGCCATTTGCATCAGCTCTTTGTATTGCCGCTTTCACAAGCTCAATAACTCTTTGATCAAGTGCCTCTGCAAAATCACCAGATATATTAAACCCCTGCGCTACCTCTTTTATTTGCGATTTAACTACTAACACTTAAAACACCTCTTATAGTATTTAACTATGTTTTTATTATACATTTAAAAACATTTGAACTTTATAAATATTTGGTAATTTGGGTTTATAGGCTTTGTAACTAATAAATTTAGAATATATTAAACTGTATCTATGTGTGTTCTATCCTATATTGAGTTTACACCTAAATATATATGTGCGGGTGTCTCATAATTGAGAGATTGATGTATTCTCTCAAAATTATAATAGTGTGTCCA includes these proteins:
- a CDS encoding DUF1931 domain-containing protein, producing MLVVKSQIKEVAQGFNISGDFAEALDQRVIELVKAAIQRADANGRRTVMAKDI